The segment TCTCGGTCCCGTCATCGGCGGCGCCATCGTGGAGTATTTCCACTGGGGCTGGATCTTCCTGATCAATGTGCCAATCGGCATCATTGCCCTGTTGGTGACCCAGGCAGTGGTGCGTGAATCGCGCGACGAGTCGGGCACGGTGGCGACCGATGTTCCGGGCACCATCCTCATCACCGCCGGGATCGCTGCGCTCACATGGGGCCTCATTCAGGCAGGAGAGCGCGGATGGACCGACACCTGGATCCTCATCGCCTTCCTGGCCGCGGCCATCATTCTGCCGGTCTTCGTCTGGGTGGAGATGCGCGCCGAGCGCCCGATGATCCCGATGAGCTTCTTCCGCTCGCGCACCTTCGTCGGGGCCAATATCGACTCGTTCATGATCGCGTTCCTGATCACCGGCGTCTCGTTCTTCATGACGCTCTATCAGCAGAACATCCACGGCTTCTCGCCCATCCGCACCGGTCTCGCACTGGTGCCGATGGTGGCGGTCATGATGGTCTTCTCTCCGCTCTCTGGCTCGATGGTCAACAAGCTCGGACCGCGCCGCCTCATCTCCTTCGGCATGATCGTGACCGGCATCGGCACGGGGCTCTTCCTCATGTCGGGCGTCGGGGTTTCCTACTGGCGCATCCTGCCGGCCTTCCTGGTGATGGGCTTCGGCATGAGTTTCATCTGGGCGCCCATGACCACTGCTGTCCTGAACAGTGTGAGTTCCGAGAAGAGCGGTATCGCCTCGGCAGTCAATGGCTCTCTGCGCGAGATCGGCACCGCGTTCGGCGTTGCCCTGCTGGGTACACTGGCCAACCGCGCCTACAAGAGCGAGTTCAATGGGAACTCGGACGTTCAGGCGCTGCGCGCCTCCGGCGGCGAGGCAATCGCGCCGGTCATCGATCTGGTTGGCGCGGGGATGAACAACGCCGGCCGGGTGCTGGGTCAGTTGATCGACAGTGGCGACTATCCGCAGTTGTCCGCAATCCCTGCTCAGGTAGTCCAAACCCTGGAGCATGTCAGCGCGGAAGCATTCATGGTGGGCATGGACCGCGCCATCATCTTTTCGACCGCTGGCATTATCATCGCCGCCGTCGTCTCCTACTTCCTCATCGAGGATGCGGTGGTGGAGCGTGCGCTGGAGCCGGATGGCGATCGCGAACCGCGCCCGGGGGATGTCGAATTTGCCCCCGGCGCAGCCGACTAGTTAGGAACAG is part of the Thermomicrobiales bacterium genome and harbors:
- a CDS encoding MFS transporter, producing MASIGLSNRVNDSNVKWYTLIAACFALFMAMLDNLVVNIALPTISRDLDARATQLQWVISAYTLVFASLQITAGGLGDKFGRKRWFMIGLVIFTVVSAIAAFSNSMNMLITMRALQGLGAALIMPLSLSLISNAFPPEERGRAIGIWSAVSVSSIALGPVIGGAIVEYFHWGWIFLINVPIGIIALLVTQAVVRESRDESGTVATDVPGTILITAGIAALTWGLIQAGERGWTDTWILIAFLAAAIILPVFVWVEMRAERPMIPMSFFRSRTFVGANIDSFMIAFLITGVSFFMTLYQQNIHGFSPIRTGLALVPMVAVMMVFSPLSGSMVNKLGPRRLISFGMIVTGIGTGLFLMSGVGVSYWRILPAFLVMGFGMSFIWAPMTTAVLNSVSSEKSGIASAVNGSLREIGTAFGVALLGTLANRAYKSEFNGNSDVQALRASGGEAIAPVIDLVGAGMNNAGRVLGQLIDSGDYPQLSAIPAQVVQTLEHVSAEAFMVGMDRAIIFSTAGIIIAAVVSYFLIEDAVVERALEPDGDREPRPGDVEFAPGAAD